In Leopardus geoffroyi isolate Oge1 chromosome D1, O.geoffroyi_Oge1_pat1.0, whole genome shotgun sequence, a single window of DNA contains:
- the LOC123600849 gene encoding olfactory receptor 145-like has protein sequence MDMGNSSLVTEFFLVGLTKYSEIQLPLFFLFLGIYIVTVAGNLGLVTLIGLNSHLHTPMYYFLFNLSFIDLCYSSVITPKLLVNFVSKLNTISYAGCMTQLFFYCFFVSAECYVLTVMAYDRYVAICKPLLYTVTMSPQVCSLLAVIVYVGAFIGAWAHTGCMLRLTFCDANTINHYMCDILPLLELSCTNTHINELVVLIVVGFDVGVPSLTIIISYSFILTSILRIHSTEGRSKAFSTCSSHIIVVSVFFGSGAFMYLHPSSVLSMDQGKVSTVFYTIVVPMLNPLIYSFRNKEVKVALKKSLNRNIFS, from the coding sequence ATGGATATGGGAAACAGTTCCTTAGTCACTGAGTTTTTCCTTGTGGGTTTAACCAAATATTCAGAGATCCAGCtgcctctgttctttcttttcctaggaATCTACATTGTCACTGTGGCAGGAAACCTGGGCTTGGTCACTCTAATTGGACTGAATTCTCACCTTCACACCCCCATGTactatttcctctttaatttatcCTTTATTGACCTGTGTTACTCTTCTGTCATTACCCCAAAACTGCTGGTAAACTTTGTGTCAAAGCTGAACACCATCTCCTATGCAGGATGCATGACTCAGCTCTTTTTCTACTGTTtctttgtcagtgcagagtgttACGTGTTGACAGTAATGGCCTATGATCGCTATGTGGCCATTTGCAAGCCCTTGTTATACACGGTCACCATGTCCCCTCAGGTCTGTTCTCTGCTGGCTGTGATTGTATATGTGGGGGCGTTTATTGGTGCCTGGGCCCACACAGGATGCATGCTCAGGTTGACCTTCTGTGATGCCAACACCATCAACCACTACATGTGTGACATCCTCCCCCTTCTGGAGCTCTCCTGCACAAACACTCACATCAATGAACTGGTCGTTCTCATTGTTGTGGGCTTTGATGTGGGTGTGCCCAGCCTCACTATCATTATCTCTTACTCTTTTATCCTCACCAGCATCCTTCGCATCCATTCCACTGAAGGAAGGTCCAAAGCTTTTAGCACTTGTAGCTCACATATAattgttgtttctgttttctttgggtcGGGGGCATTCATGTATCTTCAtccttcttctgttttgtccatgGACCAGGGGAAAGTGTCCACTGTGTTCTATACTATTGTGGTGCCTATGCTCAATCCTCTGATCTATAGCTTCAGGAACAAGGAGGTTAAGGTTGCCCTGAAAAAAAGCTTGAATAGAAACATATTTTCCTGA